In one Lolium rigidum isolate FL_2022 chromosome 3, APGP_CSIRO_Lrig_0.1, whole genome shotgun sequence genomic region, the following are encoded:
- the LOC124700185 gene encoding uncharacterized protein LOC124700185, which translates to MEPLEAAIAVIFNALLLVFMVKLFFAMFNMKLVVILFYLVVVLFAMAFSGRGPSGF; encoded by the coding sequence ATGGAGCCCCTGGAGGCGGCCATAGCGGTGATCTTCAACGCGCTGCTGCTTGTGTTCATGGTGAAGCTCTTCTTCGCCATGTTCAACATGAAGctcgtcgtcatcctcttctacctcgtcgtcgtcctcttcgCCATGGCCTTCTCCGGCCGGGGGCCCAGCGGATTCTAG